The region CTGGGACAGCCAAGCCCGTTCATGCCTGCTGCTGTGCGTGAAACGGTAACGGCTGGTACGCAAGAGAAGTGAGCAAATATAAAACCGCCTGCGCGTGTGACGCGAGGCGGTTTTGTTCTTATATTAGGAGACTATAGCTTCCTGCTGCTGTGTAGAAGGTGTGTGTTGGACCAAATGTATGTCAAAAACAACATACATTGTGCTCGCAAGCAGGCGCACGGCCTGGATGTATGCCAAAAACAGCATACATTGTGCTCACAAGCAGGCGCACGGCCTGGATGTATGCCAAAAACAGCATACGTTTGCTGGCGTGCAGGCGTGTGGCCTGGATGTATGCCAAAAACAGCATACATTGTGTTCGCGCGAAGGTAATCTTATTTTTCCGTTAGGGTGGTTTTCTCCATTTCACGTTAGCGTAAAGCTATCCCTCTAAGGCAGCTTTGCGCTTACTGTTCTGCCGGGTCATGAGTACCAGAAGATAGATAACGAGCAGCAGCACAGGTGCCAATATCGAGTACCGGTACATCACGGCATAGCTGGTGAACATGGCGACAGCGCCAAGCAGCATGGAGCCGATGGCGACACCGAGATCCAGGGAGTTCAGGAACATTCCGTTGGCTAATCCGCGCTGGCGCGGTTCGACAGACTGGATCATCCACGTCTGGAGCGCAGGCTGCATGGAGCCAAAGCCGAAGCCGTAGCATAGGGCGGCCGGGAACAAGCCCGCTGTTGTGGAGGCGAAGGATAGCAGCAAAAGCCCTGTGGCGATGAACAGGCTTCCCGGGATGAGCAGGGCAGGCGCACCATAGCGGTCGTAGATTCTGCCGGAGAGCGGCCGGATCACGACAATGGCTAAGGCATTGAACAGGAAGAAGTAAGCGATATGCTGGAGGTGCTTCTCTTGCCCGTAGAGCGCCAGGAAGCCGAGCAGCCCGCCGTAAGAGATGGATAAGAGAAAGTTAAGCAGGCAGGGAAGCAGCAGCCTGCGGTAAGGATTGCTTCCGGCAGCTGCTGCCGGAACTGCGGACGGCTCCAAATGACCGCCAGGCAGTGACTTCGCCAGGCGGAAGCCCATCGGCAGGATCAGAGCAAGCGCGACAGCCGTCCCCAGCAGCAGGGACCCGAAGCCTGGTCCTTGCAGCAGGCTGAGTCCGATTAGCGGGCCAGCCGACATGGCGAGGCTGGTGGATAATCCGAAATAGCCCATGCCCTCGCCCATGCGGCGGATGGGAATGACATCGGAGGCCATGGTCGGGAACGCCGTGCTGGCCATACCGAAGCCTATGCCGAACAGGATGCGGAACAGCAGCAGGGTGAGGATGCTGCCTGCGAAATAATAGCCCGCCACCGCAGAGAGGGCAATGGCAAGGCCGAGGAAGATCAGCAGGTTGCGCCCGCCTTTCTCCATGGCTTTGGCGGAGATGAGGCGGGAGGCAATCGCACTGAGGGCGAACAGGCTGGTCACAAGACTGACCTGCACGGGTGAAGCATGCAAAGCACTTTCCGCATAAGCAGGAAGGGTAGATAAGGTCATCTGCAGTCCTATGAACAGCAGAAGGTTGCAAAGGGTCAGTGTAATGAAGGATGTGGTCCATAGACGTTCAGAGGTTTGATTCAAGTGGGTTGACTCCTATTCCTGATGTATATTTCCGGTGTTGTGATAGATCTGCTCTAGCATATTGCGGAGATCTTCAAGCTGCTGCGGCTGCAAACCGGCTACAGCCATATCTATAGTCTGCTGCTCCAGAGCTATAGTGTTCTCAATTAACGCCCTTCCCTCTCCTGTGGCATAGAGCTGGAACGCCCTGCGGTCCTCCGGGTTGGCCGTTTTGGTAATGAAGCCTTTCTTAATCAGAAGCTCCACGATCCGGGCGGTGGTGGGCTGGTCTTTGGCGGAGGCAACGGCCACCTCCTTCTGGTTGACTCCGCTGCGGTCACAGATCATCAGCAGGGTGGACCATTGCTCGGGTGTAATGTCATACGGCTTCAACGCCCGGGCGAAGCTCACTGAGATTCTCCGGTGGGTCGAGCCCAGCAGGAAGCCGAGGAATTGCTGGGGAGAGGACAGGGTCATAAATGAATTGCTCCTTTATAATTACTTGTTGTAACAAGTATAAGCATAACAAGTAAATGAGTCAAGGAAAAATGGTAATCCGTCCCACCTAACAACACCAAAAAAGCCCCGCTCCGCAGAATGCGGAAGGGGGGCTTGAAGATTTGCTTTGTTTTTAAACCTGTGGAACCTTCTCCCAGTCCTTCAGGAAGCGTTCGATACCATTGTCGGTCAGCGGGTGCTTCCAGAGCGATGGCAGGAGTGATCCCGGGATGGTAGCGATGTGAGCACCGGCAATGGCTGCTTGCTCCACATGGGCAATGTTGCGGATACTGGCGGCGATGATCTCGGATTTCAGGTCGTAGTTGGTCAGAATCGTCTTCAGATCCTTGATCAGCTTCATGCCGTCTACACCGATATCATCCAGACGTCCGACGAACGGACTGATATAAGTTGCTCCTGCCTTGGCGGCCATGAGGCCTTGAGCAGCGGAGAATACGAGCGTTACGTTGGTTTTGATGCCTTTTTTGGTCAGTTCATAACAAGCTTCCAGACCATCTTCAGTCATAGGGAGCTTGATGACCACGTTCGGAGCCCATTCAGCGATCTCGTAAGCTTCCTTAAGCATCTCTTCAGCCGTAAGACCGATAACCTCAGCGCTTACAGGACCAGGGACAATAGCTACGATCTCTTTGATTACGTCCTTAAACAATCTGCCTTCCTTGGCGATCAGCGACGGGTTCGTCGTTACGCCATCCACTAATCCGAGGCGGGTAATACGTTTGATTTCCTCAATATTTCCGGTATCCAAGAAAAATTTCATTTCCAGGTATCCTCCCTTGATTTCGTATGGATTTGACAAAACAGCAGGCTCCACTTCATTATGAGACATGCCACGTGAAGTTTCAACTGTTAATTTGAATCTTTCAAAATAACTTTATGGAATCGGCGCAAAAAAATGTTTTTACACGGGTAGGACCATTCACGGACACTTCTGTCCATGATACTATAGAAACGGTATTGTTCATTACAGGCGATGGGCTGGTGACAGGAATGTATACTTTAATTGCGGGAGTGGTGCTGTTTCTGCTGGTCACAGCCGGAATTATTGCTTACCAGAACAGCAGAATCCTTGCGGAGCAAGAGTCGGATGCTTCCAGAGCGCATACCGGCAATCTGATGTACTCGGTATATAATCAGAGATTCTCTGCGGGTGAGGAGCTGCCGGAGGCGGTGCCGCTGTTTCAATTCACGGTGGTTGAGCCCGGGGAAGAAGACCTGCCGGACTCAGAAGCGGGAACAACCCGTGCTTTGTGCAGAGTTGCCGCCGGAACGGGCGAGCTCGTGTTATCGGATGCGCAGAATTATATGCTGGGCATTCTCCGCCAGGCCGCAGTGCAGGGAGGCCGGCTTACGCATGTTTCTTTTTCAGGGAAGGCTGCCCGCAGGGGCGAGAAGGAACTGATTCAGGCGCTGGAGACTGCGGCGAAGGAGGAGACCCGCTATGCAGATCAACGTTAAGGATGTAATCCTGTCGGTTCATGAAGGCGATATCACCTCCTGGCAGGGCGAGATGATCGTCAATGCCTCGAATTCCGGTCTGTATGGAGGCGGAGGAGTGGACGGGGCTATACACCGGGCCGGAGGCCCGGGAATTGCGGAGGAATGCGCGGGAATCCGTCAGAAGCAGGGCGGCATTCTTCCCGGCGAAGCTGCGCTCACCGGTGCGGGGCGGCTTCCTTTTCGCGGAGTGATACATACGGTGGGTCCGATCTGGAAGGGCGGTACGGCCGGTGAAGCGGCTGTGTTGGCGAGATGCTATAAGAGCAGCCTTGATCTGGCTTGCACTCATGGGGTGAAGAGTCTCGCTTTTCCGAATATCAGCACGGGCATTTACAACTTCCCGAAGGAGCTGGCCTGCAAGACGGCGCTGGAAACTGTAGTAGGGTATGTCCGCGCGAAGAGCCCGGCAGAGCTCCCGCTGCGGCAGATCGATTTCGTCTGCTTCGAGCATGAGAATGCCGGGCTGTACGAGGCCATGCTTGGGAACTATAGCTGAACAGCGGCTGGAGCGGCTAGAGAAGAGATGAAGGCCCGGAAGTTAGGCGTGATATTTGCCCGCAGGTGCGTTCAGCACCCATTCCAGCATTAGAATCAGATCTTCCAGCCTGGTCAGCTGGGCGTCAAGTGCTGCCCGCTGAGGGTCGCCGGGAGGCAGCGGGGCCAGCCGTGATTCCAGGGATCTGCGCTGGAGCGTCATTTCGTTGATTTTGGATTGGATTTGGTTCTCGGTTCTCATGCGGATGCCTCCTGATGGATAATTAGTGTCAGGCTGATGGGTTAGGATAAGAATTCCTTGTGGACAGGCACAGCCCATTCCACTTCGTTCATTATAACGGATAACATGGAGGGAATAAAATGAGTATCAATGTGAAACAGCTGGCAGCGGAGAAGGCAGTCGAATATGTGCAGGACGGTATGAAAGTAGGCCTGGGAACAGGCTCTACTGCTTACTGGGCCATCCGCAAGCTGGGTGAGCGGGTGAGCGAAGGCCTGCAAATTACGGCCGTAGCTACCTCACAGGCGTCTGAGGATCAGGCCCGCGAACTGGGCATTCCGCTGGTAGCGTTCAGTGATGTGGACAGCCTCGACCTGACGATTGACGGGGCGGATGAACTCGACGGGGCGCTGCAGCTGATTAAGGGCGGGGGCGGTGCGCTTTTGCGGGAAAAGATTGTCGCCATGGGCAGCGCACGCATGATCGTTGTGGCCGATGAGAGCAAGGCCGTGACCACGCTCGGGAAGTTCCCGTTGCCGGTGGAGATTGTGCCGTTCGCCTGGGAGTGGACGGTCGCCGCGCTCGCTAAGCTGGGCTGCAAGACGGAGCTGCGGCGTAGCGGAGAAGACCTGTACAAGACGGATAACGGCAATTATATTGCCGACTGCCGGTTTGAAGCCATTGAATCGGCGGCAGAGCTGGCGCTTGCCCTCCAGCGTATTCCCGGAGTCGTCGAGCATGGACTCTTCATCGGGATTGCCGATCTGGCGATTATCGGTAAGAGCGACGGCACGATTGAAATAGTTGAAGGTGGCCAGGATCGCTAAGCCGAATGCAGGCCGCCGGAAAGGGAAGACTTCAGCCAAGCAGGCGCTTCCGCCCGGACGCCGCTTCCTGGCCTGGCTGCTCCTGATCGCGTATAGCGGAATGCTGCTGTACTGGATGTTCCTTGGATTCGGACGGACGGTTCAGCTGGACGGACCGCTCCGTTACAATCTTGAACCGCTGCGGACAGTGCGTTTATACTTTGATATGACGAATGGATTATCGTATGCCAGCAGGCTGGTGAATCTCCTGGGGAATGTGGCAGTATTCGCGCCTTTTGGCATTCTGCTTCCGCTGGTGGTCACCGGTTACCGCTCTTTTATCCGGCTGACGCTGCTGTCTGCACTGGGCATCATTGTACTGGAGCTGCTTCAGATGCTGCTGCATGTCGGGAGCCTGGATATCGATGATCTGCTGCTTAACCTGCTCGGGGTGTGGACGGGTTATGCGCTGCTGCGGCTGGTGCGGGGATAGCGGGACGTCGGGTCAGGTATACTTTTAGGAGGATGAGACATATGTTGATTGATTTGAAGCCGCTTGTCGGCACACCGCAGGTGAATGAGCTGCTGGCTTATGCGGTTATAGATGACCCGGATGCGCTGATACGCACTTCGGAGGAATATAGTAAGCTTGCGGCCATGCAGCTGTGCGGCTGGGAGGAGGAAGGGCTGCTGGTCGGACTAACTGGATACGAAGAGACGGAAGACGGCTCGCTCGACATCCGCCATATTGCAGTGCTCCCGGAGAACCGGGGCAAAGGGTATGCGCGCGGCATGATTCTTGAGCTGGTCACCTCCCGTCAGCCGCGTTATCTGGTAGCGGAGACAGAGGACGAGATTGCTGCTGACTTTTACCGCAGTCTGGGCTTTATGGTGTACAGCCTGGGCGAGAACGCTGCCGGAATCGAAATGTTCCGCTGTGTCTATGAGGTGGAAGAGACGGAAGACGAGGAGTAAGCGGGACGGACGGTATCAGGGTATTCAATAGGTGAAATAGTTAATATTAGCCACTCTGCACTATGCGTGCGGGGTGGTTTTTTGCGTTCTTGAAGCTGCTTAATCGCCCTGCTGAAGAACAATGTGAAATTCATGAAAACCAGTTGACTTTTAATGAAAAGGACAATATAGTTTTACTGTGAAACTGTTCTACACGTGAACTATAAGGACAGAAGGAGGAACCGGCTTTGAGAAAAGATGCAGAGCAATGGATTAACCGCTACGTAGAGGCTTATATGGTCGTTACCAGGCAGATCAACTCGCGGCTCCGGGATATTTTTGGAGAAGGCCTGACCTCGGATCAATTCCGCATTCTCAGGCTGATTGGCGGGCAGG is a window of Paenibacillus sp. FSL H3-0469 DNA encoding:
- a CDS encoding MFS transporter produces the protein MNQTSERLWTTSFITLTLCNLLLFIGLQMTLSTLPAYAESALHASPVQVSLVTSLFALSAIASRLISAKAMEKGGRNLLIFLGLAIALSAVAGYYFAGSILTLLLFRILFGIGFGMASTAFPTMASDVIPIRRMGEGMGYFGLSTSLAMSAGPLIGLSLLQGPGFGSLLLGTAVALALILPMGFRLAKSLPGGHLEPSAVPAAAAGSNPYRRLLLPCLLNFLLSISYGGLLGFLALYGQEKHLQHIAYFFLFNALAIVVIRPLSGRIYDRYGAPALLIPGSLFIATGLLLLSFASTTAGLFPAALCYGFGFGSMQPALQTWMIQSVEPRQRGLANGMFLNSLDLGVAIGSMLLGAVAMFTSYAVMYRYSILAPVLLLVIYLLVLMTRQNSKRKAALEG
- a CDS encoding MarR family transcriptional regulator; amino-acid sequence: MTLSSPQQFLGFLLGSTHRRISVSFARALKPYDITPEQWSTLLMICDRSGVNQKEVAVASAKDQPTTARIVELLIKKGFITKTANPEDRRAFQLYATGEGRALIENTIALEQQTIDMAVAGLQPQQLEDLRNMLEQIYHNTGNIHQE
- the fsa gene encoding fructose-6-phosphate aldolase — translated: MKFFLDTGNIEEIKRITRLGLVDGVTTNPSLIAKEGRLFKDVIKEIVAIVPGPVSAEVIGLTAEEMLKEAYEIAEWAPNVVIKLPMTEDGLEACYELTKKGIKTNVTLVFSAAQGLMAAKAGATYISPFVGRLDDIGVDGMKLIKDLKTILTNYDLKSEIIAASIRNIAHVEQAAIAGAHIATIPGSLLPSLWKHPLTDNGIERFLKDWEKVPQV
- a CDS encoding macro domain-containing protein, which encodes MQINVKDVILSVHEGDITSWQGEMIVNASNSGLYGGGGVDGAIHRAGGPGIAEECAGIRQKQGGILPGEAALTGAGRLPFRGVIHTVGPIWKGGTAGEAAVLARCYKSSLDLACTHGVKSLAFPNISTGIYNFPKELACKTALETVVGYVRAKSPAELPLRQIDFVCFEHENAGLYEAMLGNYS
- the rpiA gene encoding ribose-5-phosphate isomerase RpiA, translated to MNVKQLAAEKAVEYVQDGMKVGLGTGSTAYWAIRKLGERVSEGLQITAVATSQASEDQARELGIPLVAFSDVDSLDLTIDGADELDGALQLIKGGGGALLREKIVAMGSARMIVVADESKAVTTLGKFPLPVEIVPFAWEWTVAALAKLGCKTELRRSGEDLYKTDNGNYIADCRFEAIESAAELALALQRIPGVVEHGLFIGIADLAIIGKSDGTIEIVEGGQDR
- a CDS encoding VanZ family protein, which gives rise to MARIAKPNAGRRKGKTSAKQALPPGRRFLAWLLLIAYSGMLLYWMFLGFGRTVQLDGPLRYNLEPLRTVRLYFDMTNGLSYASRLVNLLGNVAVFAPFGILLPLVVTGYRSFIRLTLLSALGIIVLELLQMLLHVGSLDIDDLLLNLLGVWTGYALLRLVRG
- a CDS encoding GNAT family N-acetyltransferase, whose translation is MLIDLKPLVGTPQVNELLAYAVIDDPDALIRTSEEYSKLAAMQLCGWEEEGLLVGLTGYEETEDGSLDIRHIAVLPENRGKGYARGMILELVTSRQPRYLVAETEDEIAADFYRSLGFMVYSLGENAAGIEMFRCVYEVEETEDEE